The following proteins are encoded in a genomic region of Magallana gigas chromosome 1, xbMagGiga1.1, whole genome shotgun sequence:
- the LOC105319059 gene encoding uncharacterized protein, which produces MERTIYCAVCLFGSFIVVLSQQCDNGPPLLNVFCGRGPSRQDCPSGYFCNIDPTDRFAVCCPERAPPIATCDIGKPLPNVFCGRGPNRQDCPSGYFCKIDPVDRFAICCKTNIDNEPKCQIGVPLRNVFCGRGPNRQNCPRGYSCNVHPGDRYAVCCRNRRPRFYGNYMYPQW; this is translated from the exons ATGGAGCGTACAATTTACTGTGCTGTTTGCCTCTTTGGATCATTTata GTTGTTCTCAGTCAACAGTGTGATAACGGACCACCATTGCTGAATGTATTTTGTGGACGGGGCCCTTCAAGACAAGATTGTCCGAGTGGCTACTTCTGTAACATAGATCCTACAGACCGGTTCGCCGTCTGCTGTCCAGAAA GGGCTCCACCGATCGCAACATGTGACATAGGTAAACCTTTACCCAATGTGTTTTGTGGGCGTGGTCCTAACAGACAGGACTGTCCAAGTGgctatttttgtaaaatagacCCAGTCGATAGGTTCGCCATTTGCTGTAAAACAA ATATCGATAATGAACCAAAGTGCCAAATCGGTGTCCCTCTGAGAAATGTCTTCTGTGGGCGTGGTCCGAATAGACAAAATTGCCCACGTGGGTATTCCTGTAACGTCCATCCAGGTGATAGATACGCAGTATGCTGTAGAAATAGAC GGCCCCGATTTTATGGAAACTATATGTACCCACAGTGGTAA